Proteins encoded within one genomic window of Fusarium musae strain F31 chromosome 4, whole genome shotgun sequence:
- a CDS encoding hypothetical protein (EggNog:ENOG41) — protein sequence MNGVIEALHIYDDNREAVVGNSSPAPLPRTPSTATEPDLPPQYEPPNARLQSDAREPLISCYIVDRNRTLNRMPYVKWWSKKAGLENYWEASIFQAPLGANFSNSSTPSILPSNSTALPWRRANVRHTSNEMYADIVETLSVTLAPSGRPLAAFANGTIAFTSKVSGVPDITLNITSPSGKHNLGGIMELPVFHPCVRLNRWKERPGELSFIPPDGRFILAGYEVDLLPFSSGKSGSLSSNNLKLPINMEVKTGLGATGSDFEVRLQVNKILGAPSPASSGLGRGGSGGRLGGPHPGSPGAPLMDDLTVTIPLPADVRNLSEIRPSKGDASFNPGEKVLEWYIPAKELSCGTSYFGLRGTVVGPLTEEGDGGFDPNGFGFGTDYTFDGPYQSVPVAKAAQNSGSTGDDKDAKKIAQNKILMPTSASVSFSVKGWLASGLKVESIQLDTRKSKGLGDSVKPYKGVKYLTISKGGVEIRC from the exons GGAGGCCGTTGTCGGCAACTCATCTCCTGCCCCTCTACCTAGAACACCCTCTACCGCGACCGAACCTGATCTACCTCCCCAATACGAGCCCCCCAACGCTCGTCTTCAGTCTGACGCACGCGAACCTCTTATTTCTTGCTACATCGTCGACCGAAATCGAACCCTT AACCGAATGCCCTACGTGAAGTGGTGGAGCAAGAAGGCTGGGTTGGAAAACTACTGGGAAGCATCAATCTTCCAGG CTCCTCTGGGCGCCAATTTTTCGAATTCAAGCACACCATCCATACTGCCCTCGAACTCAACCGCTTTACCATGGAGGCGAGCCAACGTACGGCACACGTCCAATGAGATGTACGCAGATATCGTCGAAACATTGTCAGTAACGCTTGCTCCATCAGGAAGACCTCTCGCTGCCTTTGCCAATGGAACGATTGCATTCACCTCAAAGGTATCAGGTGTTCCTGATATTACGCTTAATATTACTAGCCCATCAGGAAAACACAACCTCGGGGGCATCATGGAACTACCAGTGTTCCACCCGTGCGTGCGGCTCAACCGGTGGAAAGAGAGACCAGGCGAACTCAGCTTCATTCCCCCTGATGGAAGATTTATCCTGGCAGGATATGAAGTTGACTTACTGCCTTTTTCAAGCGGGAAGAGCGGAAGTCTCAGCTCCAACAACCTCAAGTTACCGATTAATATGGAAGTAAAAACAGGATTAGGTGCGACAGGGTCAGATTTCGAAGTCCGATTACAGGTCAACAAGATTCTTGGAGCACCTTCGCCAGCATCATCGGGACTGGGAAGAGGCGGCAGTGGAGGCCGATTAGGCGGGCCTCATCCTGGATCACCAGGAGCACCTTTGATGGACGACCTCACTGTGACGATCCCCCTCCCAGCAGATGTCAGGAACTTATCTGAGATCCGGCCTAGCAAGGGCGACGCCAGCTTTAATCCAGGAGAGAAAGTCTTGGAATGGTACATTCCCGCAAAGGAGCTCTCATGCGGAACAAGCTACTTTGGACTCAGAGGTACTGTGGTGGGGCCGCTGACAGAGGAGGGTGATGGGGGATTCGATCCTAACGGATTTGGATTTGGAACCGACTACACATTTGACGGGCCATATCAGAGCGTACCTGTTGCCAAGGCGGCGCAGAACTCGGGGAGCACAGGCGACGACAAGGACGCCAAGAAGATCGCGCAGAACAAAATCCTGATGCCCACATCGGCCTCAGTAAGCTTTTCGGTCAAGGGATGGTTGGCAAGTGGTCTGAAGGTCGAGAGTATTCAACTCGACACACGCAAGAGTAAGGGCCTAGGAGATAGTGTCAAGCCATACAAGGGTGTCAAATACTTGACAATCAGCAAGGGAGGTGTGGAAATACGATGTTAA